One Diceros bicornis minor isolate mBicDic1 chromosome 11, mDicBic1.mat.cur, whole genome shotgun sequence genomic region harbors:
- the CCAR2 gene encoding cell cycle and apoptosis regulator protein 2 isoform X1 — protein MSQFKRQRINPLPGGRNFSGTASTSLLGPPPGLLTPPVATDLSQNARHLQGGEKQRVFTGIVTSLHDYFGVVDEEVFFQLSVVKGRLPQLGEKVLVKAAYNPGQAVPWNAVKVQTLSNQPLLKSPAPPLLHVAALGQKQGILGAQPQLIFQPHRIPPLFPQKPLSLFQTSHTLHLSHLNRFPARGPHGRLDQGRSDDYDSKKRKQRAAGEPWGAKKPRHDLPPYRVHLTPYTVDSPTCDFLELQRRYRSLLVPSDFLAVHLSWLSAFPLSQPFSLHHPSRIQVSSEKESAPDAGAGPLPADGDPAYSSKVLLLSSPGLEELYRCCMLFVDDIAEPRETPEHPLKQIKFLLGRKEEEAVLVGGEWSPSLDGLDPKGDPQVLVRTAIRCAQAQTGIDLSACTKWWRFAEFQYLQPGPPRRLQTVVVYLPDVWTIMPTLEEWEALCQQKAAEAGPPPQEVPVETEHTEQPADASEQAADTSKQNAENPEVTAQQEMDTDLPEAPPPPLEPAVMARPGCVHLSLHGIVEDRRPKERISFEVMVLAELFLEMLQRDFGYRIYKMLLSLPEKVVAPPEPEKEEAAKEEEVVKEEVAKESKDEVQSEGTAAEADAPPKEDGLLPKPPSSGGEEEEKPRGEASEDLCEMALDPELLLLRDDGEEEFAGAKLEDAEVRSVASNQSEMEFSSLQDMPKELDPSAVLPLDCLLAFVFFDANWCGYLHRRDLERILLTLGLRLSAEQAKQLVSRVVMQNICQYRSLQYSRQEGTDGGLPEEVLFGNLDLLPPGKSTKPGAAPMEHKGLVSHNGSLINVGNLLQRAEQQDSGRLYLENKIHTLELKLEESHNRFSATEVTNKTLVAEMQELRTRLAEAEETARAAERQKSQLQRLLQEFRRRLTPLQLEMQRMVEKADSWVEKEEPAPSN, from the exons ATGTCCCAGTTTAAGCGCCAGCGGATCAACCCGCTTCCGGGGGGACGCAACTTCTCAG GCACAGCGTCAACATCTCTTCTGGGTCCTCCTCCTGGTTTGCTCACTCCTCCTGTGGCCACAGACCTGTCCCAAAATGCCAGGCACCTTCAG GGTGGGGAGAAGCAGCGGGTCTTCACTGGCATTGTTACCAGCTTACACGATTACTTTGGGGTGGTGGATGAAGAGGTCTTTTTTCAGCTAAG TGTGGTGAAGGGCCGGCTGCCCCAGCTGGGTGAGAAGGTGCTGGTGAAGGCTGCATACAACCCAGGCCAGGCAGTGCCCTGGAATGCCGTGAAGGTGCAAACACTCTCCAACCAG CCCCTACTGAAGTCCCCAGCACCTCCCCTTCTACATGTGGCAGCCCTGGGCCAGAAGCAAGGCATTCTGGGGGCTCAGCCCCAGTTGATCTTCCAGCCTCACCGGATTCCCCCGCTCTTTCCTCAGAAGC CTCTGAGTCTCTTCCAGACTTCCCACACTCTTCATCTGAGCCACCTGAACAGATTTCCTGCTCGGGGTCCTCATGGACGATTGGACCAGGGCCGGAG CGATGACTATGACTCCAAGAAACGCAAACAGCGGGCTGCTGGAGAGCCTTGGGGTGCTAAGAAACCAAGGCATGACCTGCCTCCTTACCGGGTCCATCTCACTCCCTACACTGTGGACAG CCCCACCTGTGACTTCTTAGAACTCCAGCGCCGTTACCGCAGCCTCCTGGTTCCCTCAGATTTTCTGGCCGTGCACCTGAGCTGGCTGTCAGCCTTCCCTCTGAGCCAGCCCTTTTCCCTCCATCACCCAAGCCGTATCCAGGTGTCTTCTGAGAAGGAGTCAGCTCCAGATGCTGGTGCTGGGCCACTCCCTGCAGATGGTGACCCTGCATACAGTTCCAAG GTACTGCTGCTTTCTTCCCCGGGATTGGAGGAGTTGTATCGTTGTTGCATGCTCTTTGTGGATGACATAGCTGAACCAAGGGAGACGCCAGAACATCCTTTGAAGCAGATTAAG TTTTTGCTGGGCCGAAAAGAAGAAGAGGCAGTGCTGGTTGGGGGTGAGTGGTCTCCTTCCCTGGATGGCCTTGACCCCAAGGGCGACCCACAGGTGCTAGTCCGCACTGCCATCCGCTGTGCGCAAGCCCAGACCGGCATCGACTTAAGCGCCTGCACGAAGTG GTGGCGCTTTGCCGAGTTTCAGTACCTGCAGCCAGGACCCCCGAGGCGGCTCCAGACTGTGGTGGTGTACCTGCCGGATGTCTGGACCATCATGCCTACTTTGGAAGAGTGGGAGGCCCTGTGTCAGCAGAAAGCTGCAGAGGCAGGCCCCCCACCGCAGGAGGTGCCAGTG GAAACAGAGCATACAGAACAGCCAGCAGATGCATCAGAGCAAGCAGCAGACACTTCTAAACAGAATGCAGAGAATCCAGAGGTCACCGCTCAGCAGGAAATGGACACTGATCTCCCAGAGGCCCCTCCACCCCCTCTGGAACCTGCTGTCATGGCGCGCCCTGGCTGTGTACACCTGTCCCTCCATGGTATTGTGGAGGACCGGAGGCCAAAAGAAAGGATCTCTTTTGAG GTGATGGTGTTGGCGGAGCTGTTTCTGGAGATGTTGCAGAGGGATTTTGGCTATAGGATTTATAAGATGCTGCTGAGCCTTCCTGAAAAGGTTGTGGCCCCACCTGAACCTGAGAAGGAGGAGGCAGCCAAGGAGGAAGAAGTAGTTAAGGAGGAGGTGGCCAAGGAGTCCAAGGATGAGGTACAGAGTGAGGGCACAGCTGCCGAGGCAGACGCCCCGCCG AAGGAAGATGGGCTTTTGCCCAAACCCCCATCTTctgggggagaggaagaggagaagcccCGGGGTGAGGCATCTGAGGACCTCTGTGAGATGGCCCTCGACCCAGAACTGCTGCTGCTGAGGGATGATGGAGAGGAGGAGTTTG CAGGAGCCAAGCTAGAGGATGCCGAGGTCCGGTCGGTTGCCTCGAACCAGTCAGAGATGGAGTTCTCTTCCCTTCAGGACATG CCCAAGGAGCTGGACCCCTCTGCTGTGCTCCCTTTGGACTGTCTTCTTGCTTTTGTCTTCTTTGATGCCAACTGGTGTGGCTACCTGCACCGGCGAGACTTGGAGAGGATCCTGCTTACCCTTGGGCTGCGGCTCAGTGCAGAGCAG GCCAAACAGCTGGTCAGCAGGGTGGTGATGCAGAACATTTGCCAGTACCGGAGCCTTCAGTATAGCCGCCAGGAGGGCACGGACGGTGGGCTTCCGGAGGAGGTGCTCTTTG GAAACCTGGACCTGCTACCTCCTGGGAAAAGCACAAAGCCAGGTGCTGCCCCTATGGAACACAAAGGCCTGGTATCCCACAATGGCAGCCTGATCAATGTGGGGAACCTGCTGCAACGTGCAGAGCAGCAGGACAGTGGACGGCTCTACCTAGAGAACAAGATTCACACACTGGAACTGAAGCTGG AGGAGAGCCATAATCGCTTCTCAGCCACTGAAGTAACAAATAAGACACTGGTGGCAGAAATGCAGGAGCTGCGAACCCGGCTGGCTGAGGCTGAGGAGACTGCCCGGGCAGCTGAACGACAGAAGAGTCAGCTTCAGCGGCTGCTACAGGAGTTCCGAAGGCGCCTGACCCCCTTGCAGCTTGAGATGCAGCGAATGGTTGAGAAG GCTGACAGCTGGGTAGAGAAAGAGGAGCCAGCACCTAGCAACTGA
- the CCAR2 gene encoding cell cycle and apoptosis regulator protein 2 isoform X2 has protein sequence MSQFKRQRINPLPGGRNFSGTASTSLLGPPPGLLTPPVATDLSQNARHLQGGEKQRVFTGIVTSLHDYFGVVDEEVFFQLSVVKGRLPQLGEKVLVKAAYNPGQAVPWNAVKVQTLSNQPLLKSPAPPLLHVAALGQKQGILGAQPQLIFQPHRIPPLFPQKPLSLFQTSHTLHLSHLNRFPARGPHGRLDQGRSDDYDSKKRKQRAAGEPWGAKKPRHDLPPYRVHLTPYTVDSPTCDFLELQRRYRSLLVPSDFLAVHLSWLSAFPLSQPFSLHHPSRIQVSSEKESAPDAGAGPLPADGDPAYSSKVLLLSSPGLEELYRCCMLFVDDIAEPRETPEHPLKQIKFLLGRKEEEAVLVGGEWSPSLDGLDPKGDPQVLVRTAIRCAQAQTGIDLSACTKWWRFAEFQYLQPGPPRRLQTVVVYLPDVWTIMPTLEEWEALCQQKAAEAGPPPQEVPVETEHTEQPADASEQAADTSKQNAENPEVTAQQEMDTDLPEAPPPPLEPAVMARPGCVHLSLHGIVEDRRPKERISFEVMVLAELFLEMLQRDFGYRIYKMLLSLPEKVVAPPEPEKEEAAKEEEVVKEEVAKESKDEVQSEGTAAEADAPPKEDGLLPKPPSSGGEEEEKPRGEASEDLCEMALDPELLLLRDDGEEEFGAKLEDAEVRSVASNQSEMEFSSLQDMPKELDPSAVLPLDCLLAFVFFDANWCGYLHRRDLERILLTLGLRLSAEQAKQLVSRVVMQNICQYRSLQYSRQEGTDGGLPEEVLFGNLDLLPPGKSTKPGAAPMEHKGLVSHNGSLINVGNLLQRAEQQDSGRLYLENKIHTLELKLEESHNRFSATEVTNKTLVAEMQELRTRLAEAEETARAAERQKSQLQRLLQEFRRRLTPLQLEMQRMVEKADSWVEKEEPAPSN, from the exons ATGTCCCAGTTTAAGCGCCAGCGGATCAACCCGCTTCCGGGGGGACGCAACTTCTCAG GCACAGCGTCAACATCTCTTCTGGGTCCTCCTCCTGGTTTGCTCACTCCTCCTGTGGCCACAGACCTGTCCCAAAATGCCAGGCACCTTCAG GGTGGGGAGAAGCAGCGGGTCTTCACTGGCATTGTTACCAGCTTACACGATTACTTTGGGGTGGTGGATGAAGAGGTCTTTTTTCAGCTAAG TGTGGTGAAGGGCCGGCTGCCCCAGCTGGGTGAGAAGGTGCTGGTGAAGGCTGCATACAACCCAGGCCAGGCAGTGCCCTGGAATGCCGTGAAGGTGCAAACACTCTCCAACCAG CCCCTACTGAAGTCCCCAGCACCTCCCCTTCTACATGTGGCAGCCCTGGGCCAGAAGCAAGGCATTCTGGGGGCTCAGCCCCAGTTGATCTTCCAGCCTCACCGGATTCCCCCGCTCTTTCCTCAGAAGC CTCTGAGTCTCTTCCAGACTTCCCACACTCTTCATCTGAGCCACCTGAACAGATTTCCTGCTCGGGGTCCTCATGGACGATTGGACCAGGGCCGGAG CGATGACTATGACTCCAAGAAACGCAAACAGCGGGCTGCTGGAGAGCCTTGGGGTGCTAAGAAACCAAGGCATGACCTGCCTCCTTACCGGGTCCATCTCACTCCCTACACTGTGGACAG CCCCACCTGTGACTTCTTAGAACTCCAGCGCCGTTACCGCAGCCTCCTGGTTCCCTCAGATTTTCTGGCCGTGCACCTGAGCTGGCTGTCAGCCTTCCCTCTGAGCCAGCCCTTTTCCCTCCATCACCCAAGCCGTATCCAGGTGTCTTCTGAGAAGGAGTCAGCTCCAGATGCTGGTGCTGGGCCACTCCCTGCAGATGGTGACCCTGCATACAGTTCCAAG GTACTGCTGCTTTCTTCCCCGGGATTGGAGGAGTTGTATCGTTGTTGCATGCTCTTTGTGGATGACATAGCTGAACCAAGGGAGACGCCAGAACATCCTTTGAAGCAGATTAAG TTTTTGCTGGGCCGAAAAGAAGAAGAGGCAGTGCTGGTTGGGGGTGAGTGGTCTCCTTCCCTGGATGGCCTTGACCCCAAGGGCGACCCACAGGTGCTAGTCCGCACTGCCATCCGCTGTGCGCAAGCCCAGACCGGCATCGACTTAAGCGCCTGCACGAAGTG GTGGCGCTTTGCCGAGTTTCAGTACCTGCAGCCAGGACCCCCGAGGCGGCTCCAGACTGTGGTGGTGTACCTGCCGGATGTCTGGACCATCATGCCTACTTTGGAAGAGTGGGAGGCCCTGTGTCAGCAGAAAGCTGCAGAGGCAGGCCCCCCACCGCAGGAGGTGCCAGTG GAAACAGAGCATACAGAACAGCCAGCAGATGCATCAGAGCAAGCAGCAGACACTTCTAAACAGAATGCAGAGAATCCAGAGGTCACCGCTCAGCAGGAAATGGACACTGATCTCCCAGAGGCCCCTCCACCCCCTCTGGAACCTGCTGTCATGGCGCGCCCTGGCTGTGTACACCTGTCCCTCCATGGTATTGTGGAGGACCGGAGGCCAAAAGAAAGGATCTCTTTTGAG GTGATGGTGTTGGCGGAGCTGTTTCTGGAGATGTTGCAGAGGGATTTTGGCTATAGGATTTATAAGATGCTGCTGAGCCTTCCTGAAAAGGTTGTGGCCCCACCTGAACCTGAGAAGGAGGAGGCAGCCAAGGAGGAAGAAGTAGTTAAGGAGGAGGTGGCCAAGGAGTCCAAGGATGAGGTACAGAGTGAGGGCACAGCTGCCGAGGCAGACGCCCCGCCG AAGGAAGATGGGCTTTTGCCCAAACCCCCATCTTctgggggagaggaagaggagaagcccCGGGGTGAGGCATCTGAGGACCTCTGTGAGATGGCCCTCGACCCAGAACTGCTGCTGCTGAGGGATGATGGAGAGGAGGAGTTTG GAGCCAAGCTAGAGGATGCCGAGGTCCGGTCGGTTGCCTCGAACCAGTCAGAGATGGAGTTCTCTTCCCTTCAGGACATG CCCAAGGAGCTGGACCCCTCTGCTGTGCTCCCTTTGGACTGTCTTCTTGCTTTTGTCTTCTTTGATGCCAACTGGTGTGGCTACCTGCACCGGCGAGACTTGGAGAGGATCCTGCTTACCCTTGGGCTGCGGCTCAGTGCAGAGCAG GCCAAACAGCTGGTCAGCAGGGTGGTGATGCAGAACATTTGCCAGTACCGGAGCCTTCAGTATAGCCGCCAGGAGGGCACGGACGGTGGGCTTCCGGAGGAGGTGCTCTTTG GAAACCTGGACCTGCTACCTCCTGGGAAAAGCACAAAGCCAGGTGCTGCCCCTATGGAACACAAAGGCCTGGTATCCCACAATGGCAGCCTGATCAATGTGGGGAACCTGCTGCAACGTGCAGAGCAGCAGGACAGTGGACGGCTCTACCTAGAGAACAAGATTCACACACTGGAACTGAAGCTGG AGGAGAGCCATAATCGCTTCTCAGCCACTGAAGTAACAAATAAGACACTGGTGGCAGAAATGCAGGAGCTGCGAACCCGGCTGGCTGAGGCTGAGGAGACTGCCCGGGCAGCTGAACGACAGAAGAGTCAGCTTCAGCGGCTGCTACAGGAGTTCCGAAGGCGCCTGACCCCCTTGCAGCTTGAGATGCAGCGAATGGTTGAGAAG GCTGACAGCTGGGTAGAGAAAGAGGAGCCAGCACCTAGCAACTGA
- the C11H8orf58 gene encoding uncharacterized protein C8orf58 homolog isoform X2 produces MLGRRRVFAVEPLGGRDGAGEDQAQGCVVARVTSTYRRIPDAAQGCSSDSWKGGGELRSLGRQIPLLNLASWDSGVEMVVGDSPLATSPGLSQDSLDFEPMGSPEPLALAAMTPPAHLGQLLASHKLEQVLEQSRQLPTSLASLSQHHRSPKPPSKPECEMLLFGAEDQEATKPGADPGSGPEEAEVVGSLGPGAWACCPGQGLCYLEHLCQVLEQMARLQQLHLQLQTQRPLGDPEEEEGLALASLPPPSRAPGSDAHRSWELLSQTQETGAKAASPLKAGVPSVKPPRLSEAPAEPAHVFPSSQGHKRDLSHWNKVKVLLNRIRWRSPRHPEPPAPPAGPAPRIESRDLPERPPYHPLRKTFTPSLVVKKQRAKNLSVC; encoded by the exons ATGCTGGGCCGGCGGCGCGTCTTCGCTGTGGAGCCGCTCGGCGGCCGGG ATGGGGCTGGTGAGGACCAGGCACAAGGTTGTGTAGTGGCCAGAGTCACCAGCACCTACAGACGGATCCCAGATGCTGCTCAAGGGTGCTCATCAGACTCCTGGAAGGGGGGTGGAGAGCTGAGAAGTCTCGGGAGGCAGATACCGCTTCTCAACCTGGCCTCCTGGGACTCAGGAGTGGAGATGGTGGTTGGGGACAGCCCCCTGGCCACCTCACCGGGCCTTTCTCAGGACTCTCTGGACTTTGAGCCCATGGGGAGCCCTGAGCCCCTGGCCCTTGCTGCCATGACACCTCCTGCCCACCTAGGCCAGCTCTTGGCCAGCCATAAGCTGGAGCAGGTCCTGGAGCAGTCCCGCCAGCTCCCGACTTCCCTTGCCAGCTTGTCACAACACCACCGCTCCCCGAAGCCACCAAGCAAGCCTGAGTGTGAAATGCTCCTTTTTGGAGCAGAAGATCAGGAGGCCACCAAGCCAGGAGCTGACCCAGGGTCAGGCCCGGAGGAAGCAGAGGTG GTGGGGAGCTTGGGGCCTGGAGCCTGGGCCTGCTGCCCAGGGCAGGGGCTTTGCTACCTGGAacacctgtgccaggtgctggagcAGATGGCCAGGCTCCAGCAGCTCCACCTGCAGCTGCAGACCCAGAGGCCCCTTGGG gatcctgaagaggaggaagGGCTGGCCCTGGCCTCTTTACCTCCACCTTCTCGTGCCCCAGGCAGTGACGCACACAGGTCATGGGAGCTGCTCAGCCAGACACAGGAGACAG GGGCAAAAGCAGCTTCCCCCCTAAAGGCAGGCGTGCCCAGCGTCAAGCCTCCCAGGctgtcagaggccccagcagagccAGCTCACGTCTTTCCATCCTCCCAGGGACACAAG CGGGATCTCTCCCACTGGAACAAGGTCAAGGTCCTGCTCAACCGGATCCGCTGGAGGAGCCCTCGACACCctgagccccctgcccctcctgctggccctgcccccag GATTGAGTCAAGAGACCTCCCTGAAAGGCCTCCGTACCACCCCCTCCGGAAGACCTTTACGCCATCATTAGTGGTTAAGAAGCAACGAGCAAAAAATCTTTCTGTGTGCTGA
- the C11H8orf58 gene encoding uncharacterized protein C8orf58 homolog isoform X4: MLGRRRVFAVEPLGGRDGAGEDQAQGCVVARVTSTYRRIPDAAQGCSSDSWKGGGELRSLGRQIPLLNLASWDSGVEMVVGDSPLATSPGLSQDSLDFEPMGSPEPLALAAMTPPAHLGQLLASHKLEQVLEQSRQLPTSLASLSQHHRSPKPPSKPECEMLLFGAEDQEATKPGADPGSGPEEAEVVGSLGPGAWACCPGQGLCYLEHLCQVLEQMARLQQLHLQLQTQRPLGDPEEEEGLALASLPPPSRAPGSDAHRSWELLSQTQETGAKAASPLKAGVPSVKPPRLSEAPAEPAHVFPSSQGHKVKVLLNRIRWRSPRHPEPPAPPAGPAPRIESRDLPERPPYHPLRKTFTPSLVVKKQRAKNLSVC; encoded by the exons ATGCTGGGCCGGCGGCGCGTCTTCGCTGTGGAGCCGCTCGGCGGCCGGG ATGGGGCTGGTGAGGACCAGGCACAAGGTTGTGTAGTGGCCAGAGTCACCAGCACCTACAGACGGATCCCAGATGCTGCTCAAGGGTGCTCATCAGACTCCTGGAAGGGGGGTGGAGAGCTGAGAAGTCTCGGGAGGCAGATACCGCTTCTCAACCTGGCCTCCTGGGACTCAGGAGTGGAGATGGTGGTTGGGGACAGCCCCCTGGCCACCTCACCGGGCCTTTCTCAGGACTCTCTGGACTTTGAGCCCATGGGGAGCCCTGAGCCCCTGGCCCTTGCTGCCATGACACCTCCTGCCCACCTAGGCCAGCTCTTGGCCAGCCATAAGCTGGAGCAGGTCCTGGAGCAGTCCCGCCAGCTCCCGACTTCCCTTGCCAGCTTGTCACAACACCACCGCTCCCCGAAGCCACCAAGCAAGCCTGAGTGTGAAATGCTCCTTTTTGGAGCAGAAGATCAGGAGGCCACCAAGCCAGGAGCTGACCCAGGGTCAGGCCCGGAGGAAGCAGAGGTG GTGGGGAGCTTGGGGCCTGGAGCCTGGGCCTGCTGCCCAGGGCAGGGGCTTTGCTACCTGGAacacctgtgccaggtgctggagcAGATGGCCAGGCTCCAGCAGCTCCACCTGCAGCTGCAGACCCAGAGGCCCCTTGGG gatcctgaagaggaggaagGGCTGGCCCTGGCCTCTTTACCTCCACCTTCTCGTGCCCCAGGCAGTGACGCACACAGGTCATGGGAGCTGCTCAGCCAGACACAGGAGACAG GGGCAAAAGCAGCTTCCCCCCTAAAGGCAGGCGTGCCCAGCGTCAAGCCTCCCAGGctgtcagaggccccagcagagccAGCTCACGTCTTTCCATCCTCCCAGGGACACAAG GTCAAGGTCCTGCTCAACCGGATCCGCTGGAGGAGCCCTCGACACCctgagccccctgcccctcctgctggccctgcccccag GATTGAGTCAAGAGACCTCCCTGAAAGGCCTCCGTACCACCCCCTCCGGAAGACCTTTACGCCATCATTAGTGGTTAAGAAGCAACGAGCAAAAAATCTTTCTGTGTGCTGA
- the C11H8orf58 gene encoding uncharacterized protein C8orf58 homolog isoform X3 gives MCPPGLERDLGGAVPVQSPPFTSGPDTPPWGMLPAARNAGGVEGSLPSLILTLFADGAGEDQAQGCVVARVTSTYRRIPDAAQGCSSDSWKGGGELRSLGRQIPLLNLASWDSGVEMVVGDSPLATSPGLSQDSLDFEPMGSPEPLALAAMTPPAHLGQLLASHKLEQVLEQSRQLPTSLASLSQHHRSPKPPSKPECEMLLFGAEDQEATKPGADPGSGPEEAEVDPEEEEGLALASLPPPSRAPGSDAHRSWELLSQTQETGAKAASPLKAGVPSVKPPRLSEAPAEPAHVFPSSQGHKRDLSHWNKVKVLLNRIRWRSPRHPEPPAPPAGPAPRIESRDLPERPPYHPLRKTFTPSLVVKKQRAKNLSVC, from the exons ATGTGTCCGCCAGGGTTGGAGAGAGATCTGGGTGGGGCTGTGCCTGTCCAGTCTCCTCCCTTCACCTCTGGCCCAGACACTCCTCCCTGGGGAATGCTGCCAGCTGCCAGGAATGCTGGGGGCGTGGAGGGCAGCCTGCCCAGCCTTATACTGACTCTCTTTGCAGATGGGGCTGGTGAGGACCAGGCACAAGGTTGTGTAGTGGCCAGAGTCACCAGCACCTACAGACGGATCCCAGATGCTGCTCAAGGGTGCTCATCAGACTCCTGGAAGGGGGGTGGAGAGCTGAGAAGTCTCGGGAGGCAGATACCGCTTCTCAACCTGGCCTCCTGGGACTCAGGAGTGGAGATGGTGGTTGGGGACAGCCCCCTGGCCACCTCACCGGGCCTTTCTCAGGACTCTCTGGACTTTGAGCCCATGGGGAGCCCTGAGCCCCTGGCCCTTGCTGCCATGACACCTCCTGCCCACCTAGGCCAGCTCTTGGCCAGCCATAAGCTGGAGCAGGTCCTGGAGCAGTCCCGCCAGCTCCCGACTTCCCTTGCCAGCTTGTCACAACACCACCGCTCCCCGAAGCCACCAAGCAAGCCTGAGTGTGAAATGCTCCTTTTTGGAGCAGAAGATCAGGAGGCCACCAAGCCAGGAGCTGACCCAGGGTCAGGCCCGGAGGAAGCAGAGGTG gatcctgaagaggaggaagGGCTGGCCCTGGCCTCTTTACCTCCACCTTCTCGTGCCCCAGGCAGTGACGCACACAGGTCATGGGAGCTGCTCAGCCAGACACAGGAGACAG GGGCAAAAGCAGCTTCCCCCCTAAAGGCAGGCGTGCCCAGCGTCAAGCCTCCCAGGctgtcagaggccccagcagagccAGCTCACGTCTTTCCATCCTCCCAGGGACACAAG CGGGATCTCTCCCACTGGAACAAGGTCAAGGTCCTGCTCAACCGGATCCGCTGGAGGAGCCCTCGACACCctgagccccctgcccctcctgctggccctgcccccag GATTGAGTCAAGAGACCTCCCTGAAAGGCCTCCGTACCACCCCCTCCGGAAGACCTTTACGCCATCATTAGTGGTTAAGAAGCAACGAGCAAAAAATCTTTCTGTGTGCTGA
- the C11H8orf58 gene encoding uncharacterized protein C8orf58 homolog isoform X1, which translates to MCPPGLERDLGGAVPVQSPPFTSGPDTPPWGMLPAARNAGGVEGSLPSLILTLFADGAGEDQAQGCVVARVTSTYRRIPDAAQGCSSDSWKGGGELRSLGRQIPLLNLASWDSGVEMVVGDSPLATSPGLSQDSLDFEPMGSPEPLALAAMTPPAHLGQLLASHKLEQVLEQSRQLPTSLASLSQHHRSPKPPSKPECEMLLFGAEDQEATKPGADPGSGPEEAEVVGSLGPGAWACCPGQGLCYLEHLCQVLEQMARLQQLHLQLQTQRPLGDPEEEEGLALASLPPPSRAPGSDAHRSWELLSQTQETGAKAASPLKAGVPSVKPPRLSEAPAEPAHVFPSSQGHKVKVLLNRIRWRSPRHPEPPAPPAGPAPRIESRDLPERPPYHPLRKTFTPSLVVKKQRAKNLSVC; encoded by the exons ATGTGTCCGCCAGGGTTGGAGAGAGATCTGGGTGGGGCTGTGCCTGTCCAGTCTCCTCCCTTCACCTCTGGCCCAGACACTCCTCCCTGGGGAATGCTGCCAGCTGCCAGGAATGCTGGGGGCGTGGAGGGCAGCCTGCCCAGCCTTATACTGACTCTCTTTGCAGATGGGGCTGGTGAGGACCAGGCACAAGGTTGTGTAGTGGCCAGAGTCACCAGCACCTACAGACGGATCCCAGATGCTGCTCAAGGGTGCTCATCAGACTCCTGGAAGGGGGGTGGAGAGCTGAGAAGTCTCGGGAGGCAGATACCGCTTCTCAACCTGGCCTCCTGGGACTCAGGAGTGGAGATGGTGGTTGGGGACAGCCCCCTGGCCACCTCACCGGGCCTTTCTCAGGACTCTCTGGACTTTGAGCCCATGGGGAGCCCTGAGCCCCTGGCCCTTGCTGCCATGACACCTCCTGCCCACCTAGGCCAGCTCTTGGCCAGCCATAAGCTGGAGCAGGTCCTGGAGCAGTCCCGCCAGCTCCCGACTTCCCTTGCCAGCTTGTCACAACACCACCGCTCCCCGAAGCCACCAAGCAAGCCTGAGTGTGAAATGCTCCTTTTTGGAGCAGAAGATCAGGAGGCCACCAAGCCAGGAGCTGACCCAGGGTCAGGCCCGGAGGAAGCAGAGGTG GTGGGGAGCTTGGGGCCTGGAGCCTGGGCCTGCTGCCCAGGGCAGGGGCTTTGCTACCTGGAacacctgtgccaggtgctggagcAGATGGCCAGGCTCCAGCAGCTCCACCTGCAGCTGCAGACCCAGAGGCCCCTTGGG gatcctgaagaggaggaagGGCTGGCCCTGGCCTCTTTACCTCCACCTTCTCGTGCCCCAGGCAGTGACGCACACAGGTCATGGGAGCTGCTCAGCCAGACACAGGAGACAG GGGCAAAAGCAGCTTCCCCCCTAAAGGCAGGCGTGCCCAGCGTCAAGCCTCCCAGGctgtcagaggccccagcagagccAGCTCACGTCTTTCCATCCTCCCAGGGACACAAG GTCAAGGTCCTGCTCAACCGGATCCGCTGGAGGAGCCCTCGACACCctgagccccctgcccctcctgctggccctgcccccag GATTGAGTCAAGAGACCTCCCTGAAAGGCCTCCGTACCACCCCCTCCGGAAGACCTTTACGCCATCATTAGTGGTTAAGAAGCAACGAGCAAAAAATCTTTCTGTGTGCTGA